In the genome of Planococcus donghaensis, the window GTGGGGGAACGATCAACAATATTGGCGGGAAAGCGCGACCGCGATTGCCTGCATGTACTTTTTCATGCAGGGAACACCGTTTATTTATCAAGGACAAGAAATCGGTATGACCAATGCACCGTTTGATGAACTTGAGCATTACAATGATATCCAAACCCATAGCCTTTACCACTTTAATCGTTCAGAAGGCATGGAACATGATGATGTAATGACCATCATCAAAGCGCAAAGTCGTGACCACTCACGAACGCCGATGCAATGGGACGCCAGCCCGAACGCTGGGTTCTCGGATGCGGAACCGTGGATACGCACTAACCCGAATTACGAAGAAATCAATGTAGCAGCGCAACTTCGCGATCCGCATTCGATTCTGTGGTTTTACCGCAAGATGATTTGGCTACGCAAGCAACATGATGTTCTTATTTATGGTAACTATGAACTCCAAGACGTGGGGCACGAATCAATTTATGCTTATACGCGTACGAACGAAGAAAAAACAGTATTGGTTATCACCAATTTGACAGAGTATCCATGTTATTGGGATGAACCGGAATCTGCAAACTGCATATTACAAAATTACCAGCAACTTGATCCGAAACAGCTGCTTCCTTTTGAAGCACGCGTATACGAATTGTGAAAAAAAATCTCCTTGTGCTCTTGAGCACGAGGAGATTTTTTGTGTAAAACGGGCTTAATTTTGTCATTTGCAAACAAACCTCGCTATTGTGCAAACAAACCCTTAGATAGCGCAAATAAAATCTGGTATCCCGCATACAAATGTCATGATTCCGCAAATAAACCCCATCATCTTGCAAACAAACGAAAATCTTGCTTAATAAGTCCTTATGTAATCAAAAAAATCGCATCAAAAAGACAGAAAAAACCCACCTTGCCCGAGGGCAAGATGGGTTTCGATAGTTTGCGGCGTTCCAAGCCACGCTCCACAACGTGTTCCTAAAAGGAGTGCTTGTCCGTCTTATGCAAACGAGCTCATCGCGTAGTTAACAATAGAGCATTTGCTGCGATAAGTCAACTTGTGGAATTCGAGGAGTGACTAACTGTCAATAATTACTCAGAAGAAAAAGCTAGAAAAACAAATGAATTACATGAATAGGGTGAAATTCATTGAAGAAAAGATGTAATAAGAGAATTTTAGGTTTGAAAAACGAACTATTTTATATAGTATATAAATAATTGTTCGTAAATAGGTTGACCGACATTTATCGTTTTGTTATAGTTGCCAAGTGATAAACATTATATCGCTCGTATATATTCGGTAATATGGTCCGAATGTTTCTACCAGGTTCCCTTTAAAGAACCGGACTACGAGCTAGAGTTTTAATGGCTTGGCGTGTGTAGACTCTCCGACTCAATTTATGCTTTGGCTCCAAAGGTCCGACCGGTAGAAGCGGTTCCCATTGCCGAATCGAGCATACATCTAGGAGGAAATTCACATGACAAAAATGAAGACCGCTATTAGTAAGCAACTGCTAGTATCCATCATGGCCATGCTGGTATTGCTCGTATTGGCAGGATGCAGTTCTGCAACTGAGTCGAGCGAAACAGAAAAAGACAAAGAAGAAACAAAGCGCCCGATTCTTATTCAAGGTCCAATGCCGATTGAAGCTGAAAAGTTCGCGGAGCGTTTGGAAAATGTTGAAATAGAAGAATCAGGATCGACATATGAATTTTACATTGGAACAGTAGACGATTATCCTGTTATTGTTTCAAAAACAGGTAAAGGTATGGAAAACACAGCAGCTGCAACAGCAATCGCGATTGAAAAATACAATCCTGCTGCCATCATCAACCAAGGTACGTCTGGCGGACATGACCCAGCATTGAATGTGTTTGATATCGTCATCGGTGAACGCACAGTTAATATCGGTTCGATGAAAACAGGAGACCGTGCGGAAGGTGAAGGCATTGAAGCAACAGAGTGGAAGCCAATGGACGTTATGGCTTCTGAAGGAAGTGCTGGCGAAGATCCAAATGCTGAAAAAGCGCGTTATTATGATGCAGATCCTGAGCTATTAGCAGCAGCCATTCATGTAAAAGATAGCTATACACAAGGCAAAGTAGTTGAAGGAACAATCGGTTCAGCTGACGTTTGGAATAACGAAGTCGACCGCATTAATTGGTTCCATGAAAACTTTGAAACTTCTGTTGAAGAAATGGAATCAGCGTCATCTGCAATGATTTCAAAAGCATACGATGTGCCGTTTTTAGCAATTCGTATTCTGTCCAACAACAAAACAAACGACGGCGCCTATAATCCCGATACTGCTGCTGCCAATCAAGAATATGTATATGAAGTTGTAAAAGAATATATTGCTGCATTAGAAAGTAAATAAAAAAGCATTCTTACTCTTGGCATAGAGTAAGAATGCTTTTTCCTATTTCACAATATGTTCTGTTGTCACTTTGTACAGATTGCCTTGTCTTGGTGTTAACCACGCAGCCAGTTCATAAGTTCCAGGTTCAAGATCTAGTGGTGGAATTTCCAAGTCGTAACTTAATTGATCTCCGGCACTAACCGTTTCTTCACCTAAGGCTTGTGCATACGTACTAACAGAAGAGAAAAGAAAAGCAACTTCACCACTGTCGTTTGTTAAAGAAAAATCAAAACGTTGACTACTTGTGAATTCGAACGTTTGTGCTTCGTCAGATTCGTTCATTAAACTATAGCGATACGTGTTGTCATTAATTTGTTCAATCATAGGTTGCATGTCAACAACTTCCTCGCCATTTGTTTCGGTTTCTTCAGTCACAGGTGGTTCAGCGTCTTTATCAATTTCATCACTATTTTCAGTTCCACAAGCGGCTAAAAATAAGACAGCCAATAAAACCAAAACAGCTCCGAGCCAGGTTAATTTTTTCATGTGAATTCCTCCTAATGGGTTTAGAAACTAGAAACTTTCTTTCTCATAAGAACGTTAAAGTGCTTGAAAAGTTACAGTGTGCATCCTAGATTCGACTGAATATTTTAAAGACAAACTACACATTGTTAGTTTCACACTGTAGAATAAGACTTATTAGCTTTTGCATTATTCTATCAGTTGGATGAAAGGGGACAATATACATGAAAACAGATTTTCATTTCTCAAAAGAAATTGAAAGAGCTTTTAAAAACGATCCTCCTGGCCAGTGGATGTCGCCACTACCAGCAGGATGCTTGCGTCTAAGTTCGGGCTATCCCGCCCCATCACTTGTTCCTTCTGAGGAAATAAAACTTGCGGTTGCTCGGTTGCTAGATGAAGAGCAAGATTTACCGCTTCATTACATAGGCAGTCCAAGAGTTCCACAGTTAAAAAAATTCCTTCAAGAGCGAATGGCACAACGAGATGTGAAAACTACAACAAATGAGTTACTTATCACGTCTGGTGCTTGTCAGGCGATTGATTTAATCGCGCGTATTCTTTTAGATGAGGAAGCAGTCGTCGCAGTTGAATCACCAACTTATATGGAAGCGCTAGAAATTTTCCGAAACTATACGGATTATTACATGACCATTCCAATTGATGAAAATGGATTGCAAACGGATGTATTAGCTGAAATGTTAGCTGATCGCAGCGCACAAGGGTTACCAATCCCGCGTTTGCTTTATACCATTCCAACTTATCAAAACCCGACTGGGACAACCTTATCACTCGAGCGTCGACAACACGTAATGGAACTTGCTGAACAATATGATTTTTTAGTTTTAGAAGATGATGCATACGGAGAGCTCGGCTTTGAAGAGAGACCACGTCTGCTAAAAGCAATGGATACTCAAAACCGTGTAATTTATGTAGGATCGTTATCAAAAGTTGTAGCACCCGGCATGCGTATTGGCTGGGTGGTGGCAGATAAACGAATTATTGACCCGTTAAGTTGGTTTAAAAAGGACCTGGACCATCCGTTTGATCAGGCAACCATGGCCTCATTTTTGGAAGCGATTGATTTTGATGAGCACCTAACCCGCTTAACTACTACATATAAATCCAAGTGTGCAATGATGTTAGCAGCATTAGAGAAGTTTTTGCCCCCTACAGTTTCATGGTTCGTGCCAAAAGGTGGTTATTTTGTGTGGATCAAAATTCCGGACGTTGATACTTCCCAACTGTTGCAAGCGGCATTTGATACAGGAGTAGCTTTTGTTCCAGGAAAACACTTTTTCTTGAACCAGCAAAAAGGACTTGAGTACTTAAGACTGTCATTTAGTTATGCGAGTGAGGAAGAAATTGTTAAAGGTGTGGAACTGTTAGGACAAGTAGTAGGGGCGTATATTGCACCCACAACTGAAAATATAGAGTGAAAAAATGGATAGGTTGAAGCATTTTAAACCAACGAGACTCGTCAGTGTGTTGATGAGTCTCGTTGGTTTTTTTGTTTTTTCAGTATAAGAATTATATATAATAAGAATTGACTATATTTTCAGAATACTGTAAAGTTAATACTACTATTTGAGAAAATCCGGAGATTTCTAACGGGCGCTCAAGTGCTAGAAGTTTCCAAGACAGGAGGAACCGCTATAGGAGGAACGAAACGATTAGAGAAGGAGGAGCTGAATATGAATATAACAGCAGCACTGAGACAAAATGCGAAACGTTTTCCTGATAAGGTTGCGATCACTTGTGAGGGAAGAGACTATTCCTATCAAGTACTAAACGAAGAAGTAAACCGAATGGCAAATGGATTACTAGAAACAGGTTTACAAAAAGGCGATAAGGTTTCACTGTTTATGAAAAACTCGGACTATAGCGTCTTGGCTTTTTTTGCAGTGTTGAAAGCTGGCGGTGTTGCCGTACCGGTAAATTATCGGTTGAGTGCCGATGAAAGTGGCTATATTTTTGGACAATCGGAAAGTCGATTTATTTTTTGTGATGCAGAATTTGAAAGTGTTATTGCAGAAGGAAAAAGACAAGCAACTTCACTACAACAAGTGATTGTTCATCCTACACCTGAAAATAACGATTATTTGAGTTGGGAAAGTATATTGAGTGAAAGTGCATTAGAGCCATCGGTCAATGTATTAAATACGGATGATGCTGAAATTTTGTATACATCCGGAACGACGGGCAAACCAAAAGGTGCATTGTTTGATCATCAACGTCTTGTCAATGTTAGTGCGTCATTTGTTTTTGGGGTCGGAATTGATGCGGAGGACCGTATTCTACATGCAGTTCCATTGTTTCATTCGGTTCAGTTAAACTTGTATTTACTAACCGGTATCCTGCTTGGAACATCCAATGTCATTTTATCTGAATTTGATCCTGAACAGGTAGTTAAAGCGATTGAGGAATTTCAAGTGTCTGTGTTCTTTGGATTGCCGGATATGTATGAAGCTTTACTTCAAGTACCAAATGCGGAATCGGCTAATTTATCTTCTGTCACTAAATGCATGTATGGGGCAGATCCCATCGATCCAGAACTTGTTAAAAAAGCGATGGTCTTTTTCGGTCATCAGCAATTTTATAACTTGTGCTTATTGACTGAAGGGGGACCAGGAGGCGTCTTTTTACTACCAGAACAACATGAAGCGAAATTGGGGTCAGGTGGTAAACCAATGTACTTCATGGAAGTACGAGTAGTAGACGATGAATTCAAAGATGTCCAACCAGGGCTAATTGGTGAATTTATTATAAAAGGCAATACCGTGATGAAGGAATATTTCAACAAACCGCAAGAAACAGAAGACTCTTTCCGTGATGGATGGCTATTAACTGGAGATTTAGCAACAATCGATGAAGATGGATTTATCTCGCTTGTTGATCGGAAAGCAGATCGCATCATTTCCGCTGGAGAAAATATTTTTTCGATTGAAGTCGAACAAGTTACTACAAATCATCCACAAATAGCGGAAGCGGCCACTGTTGGATTGCCGGAAGAAGAGTGGGGAGAAATTGTTGGCGTCATTATTGTGCCAAAAGAAGGTGAAACTATCGAAGAAGAACAATTGATGGATTATTACTTGGAGCACCTTCCTGGATATAAAATTCCGAGGAAGTATAAAATCGTTGATTCGTTACCGAGAAACGCCTCTGGTAAAATCATGAAATACAAACTACGGGAGCTGCATATTAGTGAATTCGAATGGTTCCGAAAAGTCCCAGAGAGTCGATATTAACTTTGCCTCTCTATTAAAATAGCCCCGAAGCCAAAACAGGCTACGGGGCATTTTAATGGTTTTTTACGTAATAGAAGCTTCGTAAATGCTTTTAATCGAGTTTTCTAGCGTCGCGTTAAATTCTTCATCTGTTTGATTGGCGCTGACGCCTTCAGATAATGCACGCGAGAAACTAGCAATCAGCCCATTATTTGCGGCTAATTTTTCATTGGCATCATCGCGTTTGTAACCGCCAGAAAGGGCGACTACGCGAACAACACGAGGATGCTCAATCAGTTCTTTGAAATAATTATTTTCTGTTGGAATGGTAATTTTGATCATGACGTTTTGATCTTCATCCAATGAGTCCAAATGCTTTAGCATTTCCTCTTTAAGAATTTTTTCGCTTTGTTCTTTGTCTGTGCTGTTAATGTCCACTTCCGGTTCAAGAATGGGCACTAAACCAGCGGCAAGAATTTGTTTGCCGACTTCAAATTGTTGCTCTACGACTTTTTTAATCCCTTCAGCATTTGCTTCTTTAATAACAGAGCGCATTTTTGTACCGAAAATATTGCGTTCGTTGGCACGCTTTAATAAGTCGTCTAGGTTTGGCATTGGTTTCATCAGTTGGACGCCGTTTTCTTCATCTGCAAGTCCTTTGTCGACTTTTAAGAACGGTGCCACCCCTTTTTTCTGCCATAAATAATCAGGTGTATAGTGACCTTCTACTTTGCGATCCATTGTCTGTTCAAAAAGAATAGCGCCAATAATTGAATCGGAATTAAAAGAAGGTGCAGTCATTACACGTGTCCGCATTTCGTGGATCAAGTCATACATTTCCTCTTCGGAAGAGTACTGATCTTCCGATACGCCATAAAGTGCTAACGCTTTTGGTGTACTTCCGCCACTTTGATCAAGTGCCGCAATAAAGCCTTTTCCGTTCTTCACAAAATCCATTTGTTCCTGATTCATCATCCCAGCCCCTTAAATAAATTTTTGAAAGTCAATCGGTTCATTAAAA includes:
- a CDS encoding 5'-methylthioadenosine/S-adenosylhomocysteine nucleosidase, translated to MTKMKTAISKQLLVSIMAMLVLLVLAGCSSATESSETEKDKEETKRPILIQGPMPIEAEKFAERLENVEIEESGSTYEFYIGTVDDYPVIVSKTGKGMENTAAATAIAIEKYNPAAIINQGTSGGHDPALNVFDIVIGERTVNIGSMKTGDRAEGEGIEATEWKPMDVMASEGSAGEDPNAEKARYYDADPELLAAAIHVKDSYTQGKVVEGTIGSADVWNNEVDRINWFHENFETSVEEMESASSAMISKAYDVPFLAIRILSNNKTNDGAYNPDTAAANQEYVYEVVKEYIAALESK
- a CDS encoding BsuPI-related putative proteinase inhibitor, with protein sequence MKKLTWLGAVLVLLAVLFLAACGTENSDEIDKDAEPPVTEETETNGEEVVDMQPMIEQINDNTYRYSLMNESDEAQTFEFTSSQRFDFSLTNDSGEVAFLFSSVSTYAQALGEETVSAGDQLSYDLEIPPLDLEPGTYELAAWLTPRQGNLYKVTTEHIVK
- a CDS encoding PLP-dependent aminotransferase family protein: MKTDFHFSKEIERAFKNDPPGQWMSPLPAGCLRLSSGYPAPSLVPSEEIKLAVARLLDEEQDLPLHYIGSPRVPQLKKFLQERMAQRDVKTTTNELLITSGACQAIDLIARILLDEEAVVAVESPTYMEALEIFRNYTDYYMTIPIDENGLQTDVLAEMLADRSAQGLPIPRLLYTIPTYQNPTGTTLSLERRQHVMELAEQYDFLVLEDDAYGELGFEERPRLLKAMDTQNRVIYVGSLSKVVAPGMRIGWVVADKRIIDPLSWFKKDLDHPFDQATMASFLEAIDFDEHLTRLTTTYKSKCAMMLAALEKFLPPTVSWFVPKGGYFVWIKIPDVDTSQLLQAAFDTGVAFVPGKHFFLNQQKGLEYLRLSFSYASEEEIVKGVELLGQVVGAYIAPTTENIE
- a CDS encoding class I adenylate-forming enzyme family protein, which produces MNITAALRQNAKRFPDKVAITCEGRDYSYQVLNEEVNRMANGLLETGLQKGDKVSLFMKNSDYSVLAFFAVLKAGGVAVPVNYRLSADESGYIFGQSESRFIFCDAEFESVIAEGKRQATSLQQVIVHPTPENNDYLSWESILSESALEPSVNVLNTDDAEILYTSGTTGKPKGALFDHQRLVNVSASFVFGVGIDAEDRILHAVPLFHSVQLNLYLLTGILLGTSNVILSEFDPEQVVKAIEEFQVSVFFGLPDMYEALLQVPNAESANLSSVTKCMYGADPIDPELVKKAMVFFGHQQFYNLCLLTEGGPGGVFLLPEQHEAKLGSGGKPMYFMEVRVVDDEFKDVQPGLIGEFIIKGNTVMKEYFNKPQETEDSFRDGWLLTGDLATIDEDGFISLVDRKADRIISAGENIFSIEVEQVTTNHPQIAEAATVGLPEEEWGEIVGVIIVPKEGETIEEEQLMDYYLEHLPGYKIPRKYKIVDSLPRNASGKIMKYKLRELHISEFEWFRKVPESRY
- a CDS encoding fructose bisphosphate aldolase, coding for MNQEQMDFVKNGKGFIAALDQSGGSTPKALALYGVSEDQYSSEEEMYDLIHEMRTRVMTAPSFNSDSIIGAILFEQTMDRKVEGHYTPDYLWQKKGVAPFLKVDKGLADEENGVQLMKPMPNLDDLLKRANERNIFGTKMRSVIKEANAEGIKKVVEQQFEVGKQILAAGLVPILEPEVDINSTDKEQSEKILKEEMLKHLDSLDEDQNVMIKITIPTENNYFKELIEHPRVVRVVALSGGYKRDDANEKLAANNGLIASFSRALSEGVSANQTDEEFNATLENSIKSIYEASIT